In Erpetoichthys calabaricus chromosome 2, fErpCal1.3, whole genome shotgun sequence, a genomic segment contains:
- the LOC127526691 gene encoding uncharacterized protein LOC127526691: MEEEQMLLLQYNIDFPERSCEEKEEMSQKNIKFMCIASDTASLVNGHYCINLPFRDETLKVPNNRCVAEQRAIGIKRKLTKYPTFHEDYKIFMKDILDTAYAIKVPTEQQTLEKERVWYIPHHGAYHPKKNKIRVVFDCTATYQGFPLNEQLLKGPDLTNTLIGVLTRFRDEPIALMADIKSMFYQVKVPDEDTDLLCFLWWPEGNLNNGLEEYKMTVHLFGATSLPSCASYALRRTAEDARDTAPEEADNTVLHNFYVDDCLKSVDTEEQAIKLAKGLQALCLKGGFYLTKWISNSRTVLLSIPEEDRAIDQKDLDLNHDLLPVERDLGVQWCTQTDSFKFQVKLQDKPATRHGILSVVSSIYDPLGFLAPVILLAKLILRELCKEKYAWNKDFKEVLMHLKEERKAIQYTVSQSGHSPERQKTLITEHMKEYKSTMRLKPLSLNDLFKAEDELLRLSQL; this comes from the exons ATGGAGGAAGAACAAATGTTACTCCTGCAATACAATATAGACTTTCCAGAACGCAGCTGTGAGGAGAAGGAGGAAATGTCACAGAAGAACATTAAATTCATGTGCATAGCCTCAGATACTGCAAGTCTAGTGAACGGACATtattgcattaatctgccttttagAGATGAGACTCTTAAAGTGCCAAACAATCGTTGTGTTGCAGAACAACGTGCTATTGGAATtaaaaggaaacttacaaagtatccaacattccatgaggattacaaaattttcatgaaagacattttagacacaGCATATGCCATCAAGGTACCCACTGAACAGCAGACCCTTGAAAAAGAGAGAGTGTGGTACATACCTCACCATGGAgcatatcatccaaagaaaaataaaatcagagtggTTTTTGACTGTACAGCCACTTACCAAGGCTTTCCCctaaatgaacagttgctgaaaggacctgatttaactaatacactaattggagttcttacaagattcagagatGAACCAATAGCTCTcatggcagacattaaatcaatgttctatcaagtgaaagttccagaTGAAGACACAGATCTTCTTTGTTtcctgtggtggcctgaaggtaatctaaacaatggactagaggaatacaaaatgacagtgcatctttttggtgctacttcattACCGAGTTGTGCCTCTTATGCCTtaagaagaacagcagaggatgcAAGAGACACAGCTCCAGAGGAAGCAGATAACACTGTGCTGCATAAtttctatgttgatgactgtttaaagtcagttgatacagaagaacaagccataaaattggccaaagGTCTTCAAGCCCTTTGCTTAAAGGGAGGATTTTATCTtacaaaatggataagtaatagCAGAACAGTTTTgttgtctattcctgaagaagacagggcaatagatcaaaaggacttagacttaaaCCATGATTTGTTACCTGTTGAAAGAGACTTAGGCGTTCAATGGTGCACACagactgacagtttcaagtttcaGGTAAAGCTTCAAGATAAACCTGCTACAAGACATGGTATtctgtcagtggtcagttcaatatATGACCCACTTGGATTTTTAGCACCAGTCATATTGCTTGctaagcttattctaagagaactgtgtaaagaaaaatatgcTTGGAATAAAGAT TTCAAAGAAGTGCTAATGCatctgaaagaagagagaaaggcaattcaatatacagtcagtcaatctggacacagcccagaaagacaaaaaacactaatcacagaacatatgaaggaatacaaatcGACAATGAGGCTGAAGCCACTGTCTCTAAATGACTTGTTTAAAGCAGAAGACGAACTTCTTCGCCTCAGTCAACTATAA